CGGCCAGGCCTATTGGGAGGGCGATCCGGGGCCGGTCAACGATCCCTATTGGACCTCCGGACAGTACAAATATGACCCCTATGGCTATATGGAGCGCAACCGCTGGGATCCGGAATATCATCCCATGACGGTCATCGGCCCGCATTCCGGCGCGGAGAATTGCGTTTTCCGCCGTCGCGTCCAGATCAGCAATTGGGATTACAACCATCCGATCCTGCGCGTCTGCCGCGCGGCGCCCAAGGATTGAACCCGCTTATCGCACCAGCCTACAAAGCCTCCAGGAACCGCACCGGCCTGCCCGTGGCGGGCGTCAGCAACTCGCCCTCCCACATCACGCGGGCGCCGCGCACGAAAGTTCCGACCGGCCAGCCCGTCACCGTCTTGCCGTCATAGGGCGTCCAGCCGCAGCGCGAGGCGATCCAGCCGTCCGTGATCTCTTGCCGCCGCTTGAGATCGACCAGGGTGAGGTCGGCGTCATAGCCGACGGCGACGCGGCCTTTGCGCGCGATCTGGAAGATGCGGGCGGGGCCGGCGCTGGTGAGGTCGACGAAGCGCTGCAGGGTCAGGCGGCCGGCGGCGATATGGTCGAGCATGATCGGCGCGAGGGTCTGCACCCCGGTCATGCCGGACGGGCTTTCCGGATAGGGCTTGGCCTTTTCCTCCAGACCATGCGGGGCGTGATCGGAGCCGAGCACGTCCACCACCCCCTGGTCGAGGCCGCGCCAGATTCTTTCGCGATGGCTTTTTTCCCGCACCGGCGGGTTCATCTGGATTTTGGTCCCGAGCGTCGCATAATCGTCGGCCGACAGCGTCAGGTGATGCGGCGTGACCTCGACGCTGGCGATGTCCTTGTGCTCGCTCAAGAATTCGATCTCTTCGCCGGTCGAGACATGGAGCACGTGGATGCGGGCGCGTTCGCGGCGCGCGATGGCGACGAGGCGGCGGGTG
This genomic interval from Candidatus Rhodoblastus alkanivorans contains the following:
- a CDS encoding dihydroorotase, encoding MPQKVFDFILRGGVVVNQDGVAPRDVGIVGETIAAIGDLSQASSGETIDCAGLHVLPGLIDSQVHFREPGPTHKEDLETGSRAAVLGGVTAVFEMPNTNPLTTTPEAVADKVARATARMHCDFAFWVGGTHENARHVAELERLPGAAGIKVFMGSSTGSLLVEDDAGVTEILRHARRRAAFHSEDEYRLNERKTLRVAGDPASHPVWRDVETALNCTRRLVAIARRERARIHVLHVSTGEEIEFLSEHKDIASVEVTPHHLTLSADDYATLGTKIQMNPPVREKSHRERIWRGLDQGVVDVLGSDHAPHGLEEKAKPYPESPSGMTGVQTLAPIMLDHIAAGRLTLQRFVDLTSAGPARIFQIARKGRVAVGYDADLTLVDLKRRQEITDGWIASRCGWTPYDGKTVTGWPVGTFVRGARVMWEGELLTPATGRPVRFLEAL